DNA sequence from the Gemmatimonadaceae bacterium genome:
GGCGAACATGTCGGGGCGAAATACCTGCGCGTGCTAGGCCTGTCGCCGTCGCGCGGCCGGGACTTCGACGTCGCGCTCGACGCGCACGCCGGCGCGCCGCGCGAAGCAATCATCTCATACGCACTCTGGCTACGGCGCTTCAACGGCGATCCGTCGATCGTCGGTCGCACCATCGACATCGATCGCCAGCCGTGGACGGTCATCGGCGTCGGCCCGAAAGACTTTCGCGGGCTGACCGGGCAGGCAGACGTGTTTCTGCCGGCGACGACGCTGCCTGACGCGCAGCTGGGAGTGAACTTCTTCAATTTCGTCATCATCGCCCGGCGCCTGCGGAATGTCACCGCATCACAAGCAGCTGCGGCGACATCAGCGCTTGGCGCTCGCGTGGCGGCTGCGTATCCGAATCCGATGGGCCGCCTGAATTGGCAGATGACGGCTTCGCCGCTGGACGATGTGCGTCTCGATCCGGCGATCAAGCGGTCGCTGTTCGTGCTGTTTGGCGCGGTCGGGCTGGTCCTGCTCATCGCGTGCGTCAACGTGGCCAGTCTGCTGCTGGGACGCGCGAGCTCCAGGCGTGGGGAAATCGCGATCCGCGTGGCGATCGGTGCAGGCCGTTCCCGGCTGGTTCGGCTTCTTTTGACGGAGAGTTTCTTGCTCGCGCTCTTGGGCGGCGCGGCGAGCATTGCCGTGGCCTGGGCCGGTGCACGCGCGCTTGGCTCGATCGATCCAGCCGCCGTTGGACGAGCGACGAACCTGAGCGCGGGTGCATTTGGGGCCGTGTCGTTCTCGTCTATCGTGCTGGATCAGCGCGCGCTGGCGTTCACGTTCGTCGTGTCGGTGCTCGTCGGCGTGGCGTTCGGGCTCGCACCGGCGCTTGGGGCGTCGGGCGAATCACTGGGCGCCATTCTCAAAGATGACCGCCGCTCGGTCACTCGCGGCGTTGGGCGGCGAGCGCTGGTGGTGGCGGAAGTGGCGTTCGCGCTGGTGCTGCTCGGCGGGTCGGGTCTCATGGTGCGTAGCCTGGCGAAACTCCTGTCGACGGACGTGGGGTTCGACGCCGGCAAGATGTTGACGTTTCGCGCCACACCGCCGCCTGGCCTGATCGCGCGCGACTCGATTCCGGGATTTTACGACGAGATCCTCGGCCGGGTTCGCGCGGTTCCCGGAGTCCAGGACGCAACGCTCGGTGGTTGCGTGCCGCTGAGCGGCGCGCCGTGCGGCCAATGGGTCTTCAGGCGTGCAGACGCCGCGCAAACCGGCAGCCAGATCGACATGAATCTGCTGATCGGCATGAACCCGGTCACGCCGAACTGGTTCTCGGCGATGCACGTACCACTCAAGCGAGGCCGTCTCTTCACTGCGGACGACCGTGCGGGAGCGCCGGCGGTGGTGCTGCTGAATGAGGCGGCGGCCAAGAAGTTTTTTGGAAGCGACGACCCGATCGGCAAGCGCGTGTTCATCGGAAGCAACATCGAGAACGAGGTGATCGGCATCGTCGGCGGCGTGCGTCAGCGCCCGGACTCGGCGCCCGGACCGACCGCCTATCTCCCCCTCGCCCAAACGCCAACGCCGGGTGTCTTCTTTTTCATTCGATCGTCGCGAGATCCCGCGTCGATCGGCAACGAGGTCCGGCACGCCGTGCACGATGTGGCGCCGCAGGTGCCGGTCTACGACATGTTGACGATGACGCAGCGCACGGCGAGCGCGACGGCGGAGGCGCGGTTCCGCGCGGTGCTGCTGGCGGCGTTCGCGATCGTAGCGCTTTCGCTGGCGGCGATCGGTATCTACGGCGTCGTGTCGTTCGCCGTTACGGCGCGGACGCGCGAGATCGGCGTCCGAATCGCGCTCGGCGCGGAGCGGTGGCGAGTACAGGGGCTCATCATTGGGGAAGGAATGAGGCTACTCGCCACGGGAGCGGTCATCGGGCTGGCGGGCGCGCTGGCGGCGACGCGCCTATTGCGAACGTTCTTGTTCGAGCTGTCGCCCGGCGATCCGGTCACGTTTGTGGCGATCACCGTCGTGCTATGCGGGGCGGGC
Encoded proteins:
- a CDS encoding ABC transporter permease; amino-acid sequence: MRFHVRPGVRRLFRVPPATGQAATRELDDELAALLANRVEHLIERGMSPDEAHAEAVRRLGASLDDVRRRLHESAQQRERRMRLGEWIDSVVQDVRYAALGLARRPGFTAVAVLTMAIGVGATTAIFSAINVLLLRPLPYARPTELMRVPLFIPADGAMSQSEMGWSYPMFTMFRDGQRSFADLAAYNFGQFSLTSGDVERVAGEHVGAKYLRVLGLSPSRGRDFDVALDAHAGAPREAIISYALWLRRFNGDPSIVGRTIDIDRQPWTVIGVGPKDFRGLTGQADVFLPATTLPDAQLGVNFFNFVIIARRLRNVTASQAAAATSALGARVAAAYPNPMGRLNWQMTASPLDDVRLDPAIKRSLFVLFGAVGLVLLIACVNVASLLLGRASSRRGEIAIRVAIGAGRSRLVRLLLTESFLLALLGGAASIAVAWAGARALGSIDPAAVGRATNLSAGAFGAVSFSSIVLDQRALAFTFVVSVLVGVAFGLAPALGASGESLGAILKDDRRSVTRGVGRRALVVAEVAFALVLLGGSGLMVRSLAKLLSTDVGFDAGKMLTFRATPPPGLIARDSIPGFYDEILGRVRAVPGVQDATLGGCVPLSGAPCGQWVFRRADAAQTGSQIDMNLLIGMNPVTPNWFSAMHVPLKRGRLFTADDRAGAPAVVLLNEAAAKKFFGSDDPIGKRVFIGSNIENEVIGIVGGVRQRPDSAPGPTAYLPLAQTPTPGVFFFIRSSRDPASIGNEVRHAVHDVAPQVPVYDMLTMTQRTASATAEARFRAVLLAAFAIVALSLAAIGIYGVVSFAVTARTREIGVRIALGAERWRVQGLIIGEGMRLLATGAVIGLAGALAATRLLRTFLFELSPGDPVTFVAITVVLCGAGLAAAWIPARRASRVDPVVALRSE